CTACTGCCTAATGCCAATTTAATATGCTTCTTATAGTCGACGATGATATTGCGATCCGGACTTCTCTTGCACTACTTTTAAAAAAGGAAGGGTTTTCTGTGCAGGGTGCGGGCTCGCCCGAGGAGGCGTTTGAAGTGCTGCGGACGGTCAGGCCTGAACTGATTTTATTAGATCTTAACTTTTCCATTGAAACTTCAGGGAAAGAGGGAATGCAGCTTTTGCAGCGTATTAAAAAGAGTTATCCCGCCATTCCGGTGATCCTGATCACAGGCTGGGGGACGATTGATCTGGCGGTAAAGGGAATGAAGGAAGGCGCGACCGACTTTATCACCAAACCCTGGCAGAATGAATATCTGATCCAGTCGGTGCGGACTATTTTGAACCTGGCTGCTCAGGAGCCGCAGTCTGACAGCCGCCGTAAGCTCGAACAAAAATACCATTTCGAAAATATCGTAGGACAGGATGCCAAGCTACTCGATATCCTTGGGACGGTGGGCCGGGTGGCAGCTACCGACGCGCCCGTCCTGATCACCGGCGAAAGCGGTACCGGGAAAGAGCTGATCGCAGAGGCAATCCATTCAAATAGCAAACGAAAGGCGAGGCCATTTGTGAAAGTGAACCTGGGTGGAATTTCATCTACCTTATTTGAAAGTGAGCTGTTCGGGCACGTGAGAGGCGCATTTACCGATGCCAAGTCGGATCGCCTGGGCCGGTTTGAAATGGCACATAAAGGTTCGATTTTTCTGGACGAAATAGGGGAGCTCGATCTGTCGAGCCAGGTGAAATTACTTCGGGTATTGCAGGAACGCACATTTGAACCGCTGGGCAGCAGCAAGAGCCGGACGGTTGATGTGCGGATCATCTGCGCTACCAACCGGAATCTGGAAGAAATGGTCGCCAACGGTACTTTCCGCGAAGATCTTTATTACCGCATTAACCTGATTACAGTAAAGCTGCCCGCATTGCGCGAGCGCCCCGACGATATCCCCTTACTGTCAGGTTTTTTTGTAAATAACCTGAAAATCATCTACCAGCGACCCGATATCACGATCAGTCCGGCGGCACTCAAATGGCTCAAAACGTTGCAGTTACAGGGTAATATCAGGCAATTGAAAAACCTGGTGGAACGTACCGTCCTGCTTTCGTCAAAAGATGTGCTGGACATTGCGGATTTTCAAAAGAACCTGACGGTCGGACAATCGGCGGCTGCGAAAAATTTACCGGAAGTCGGATCGGTCACTTTGGAAGAAATGGAATACCAGATGATCGCCAGGGCAATGCAATTTCATCAGAACAAAATCAGTAAGGTGGCGCGGTCGCTCGGGATCACCCGGTTTGCATTGTACCGCAGACTGGAAAAATACGGTATCTCTTTCGATCCGGACGAGCAATGAAAATCTCTACACGGACTAAATACATCGGTTATATAACGGTACTGCACCTGGTGCTGATCGGCCTTGTGTATAAAATACTGGCTCAGGATAAGCTGCTGTTTATCGTATCGGAGGTGTTCCTGTTGCTTTCAGCCGTGGTTTCCATTCAGTTATACCGCAATTTTATGCAACCTATCCAATTTGTGAAATCAGGGATCGAGGCAATCAAGGACAAAGACTTCTCGATTAAATTTGTGCCTACCGGGAAAGGCGAGATCGACACTTTAATCGAAGTTTATAATCTGATGATCGATCAGCTTCGGGAAGAACGGACGCGGCTCTATGAGCAGCATTTCTTTCTGGAAAAGTTAATTGAGGCTTCACCTATTTCGATTATTATCCTGGATTATGATAACCGCATTGAATCACTTAATCTCAAAGCGAAGGCTCATTTTGGCAAACAGGCTGACGATCTCGTCGGCAAGGAATTAGGAGATACTGCGCAATCCATTCTGGAAGAGCTGGTTAATATGCAGGATGGCGATTCTCGCGTGGTGAAGACCAATGGTGTCGTGACTTTCAAGGTGCAGCGGTCGCATTTTATGGATAAAGGTTTCAAAAGGTCGTTTTTAATGATTGAGGAACTGACCAATGAAATACTGGAATCTGAAAAAAATGCCTATGGAAAAGTGATCAGGATGATGGCGCATGAGGTGAACAATACCCTCGGCGCGACGGATTCGATCTTACAAACCACGCAACACATCCTGCCTGACGCAGAGTACCAGGATTTGAAAGAGGCATTGGGTATTGCTTCGGAGAGAAACCAGCGCCTGACGCGTTTTATGCGCAATTTTGCGGATGTAGTGAGGCTGCCTTTGCCGGTCAAAGCTCCGGCCAATGTGGGGAAACTTGTAAAAGACGTTTCTATCTTCATGGAACCGGCAGCGGCTGATAAAGGGATTAAAATGCATTTGTTTCTGTCAGAATACGACGTTATCAAAATGCTTGACCTGGGCCAAATCGAGCATGTCCTTGTTAATATTATCAAGAATGCGATTGAAGCGTGCGTTGCAGGCAATCATGTCGAGTTGTATGTTTCAGAATCAGGGATAGTGATCCGAAATAACGGGAACCCTATTGATAGTGATGCGAAACTTTTTAATCCTTTTTTCAGCACTAAGAAAGACGGACAGGGTATAGGGCTGACACTGACCAGAGAGATTCTCGTAAATCACGGATTTGGTTTCTCACTGCGTACCGGTGAAGACGGATGGACAGCATTTACCATTGAAATGCCTGTCTGAAACCTGCTATAATTTCCTGACGCTTACTGTAAATGCATTCGCCGGATTGTGCACCATCAACTGCTGCACTTCCTTTTCGCGTAAGCCATTCGCTTTTAAATAGGGGATAACCTTGTCGGAAATGGTCGTGTAGCCTCGGAATTCGCCGCCCCCGGGCTCTCCCGGACGATACCAGCCGGCGTCGTGTGAAATGAGCAGCTGGTTGAAAAAGCCTTCTTTTTTAAGAAATAAAATAAGCTCGCCGTTTGCGGTAACACTTTTATCCTCGTCACCAATTCCATCCAGACTCACCCAACAGCCACTTTTAGCAGTATTCACAATCTCTTCGCGCGTTCCGTTTGCGTGCACCCAGACGAATGCTTTCGGATCGACACCCAGTTTTTTCAATATTTCAATTTCCTGGTTGGCAGGAAGTGCCGGGCCCGTGTGTGAGCAAATGGTCAGTCCGGTTTTGAGGTGTGTCAGTGCAGCGGCGGTAACCAGCTTTTGATGTAATGCAGAAAGAGGGCCGCTATTCACGCCGGTTTTGATAAATCCCGGTTTTACATTCGTTCCATCGATCCCGTTTTCGTATTCTGATATCCAGCGGGCCGCGAGCGCTTCGGCAGTTTCTGTAAATGCCCATGCAGGCAGGTATTTGTTGTCGGAAGCGCCGTAATAGCCGGTATTGGTAACCAGTTTAAGTCCGGAAGCTACTGCTAATTTTTGAAGCAATCTGACATCGCGACCGATAAAGGCAGGTGTGCATTCGACTATACTTTTGATACCTTTCTTTTTTACTTCGAGTAAATAAGGCAGCACTTTTTTAATCACATCCTCATGCTGCCAGCGATCGGACGAAATTTTGTCTGCGCCGATAAAATCGACCAGTACATGTTCATGGATCAATGCAGGGCCGAGTTCAGCCGGTTTTATTTTTCCGTCAACGGTATTGATGAATGCATTTTGAGCCTTGAAATCCATCAGAATCAATGGCGCAGCTCCTGCCGCTTTCAGGAATTTTCTGCGGGAGAAACGGTTTATCGCCACGCCGCTCATTACTCGACGATGATAAAAGGGTTGGGACTGAAAGAAATGACAAAGATGATCAGGGCGCAGACTCCCAGGATAATGCGGGGTGCATCGAGCGGTTCATTTTGTTCGGTTTCAGGATGCTTGATGCCCAGAAAGCGACCGAGAATGAATACAAAAGGCAGAAAACCCGTGGATCCTTCCCACTCCGGACGGAAATACGAAACTGCAAATTGCGCCACCACAATAATCAAACTGATCATAAAGGCCGTAGCGTTGATTTCACTTACCCTTTTGAAACAGATATAGAGCAGGTAAATGTAAATCGTGAGATAAATGAGTTGTTCGTAAAAAATGGCATCGTTACCTGTCGCGAAAGATTCAGCGGTGAAAAGGCCGAGGCCTGCATAAAATGCGAAAAAGCCGAACAGTACAGGCGCTACCACATTGAATTTTTTCTTACCGATCAATCCATATAAAATATGCCCGCCATCGAGCTGGCCTATTGGGATCAGGTTCAGGGAAGTAAAAAAAAGCGCCAGGTAACCCGCAAAAATGTACGGATAATGCACCATTTCATTGGGATGCGGCAGTAGCGAGGGGTCTGCTACGTAATTTTTGAACAGCCAGAAAAGAATATTATCACCTAAAATCAGGTTGCCACTCGCATTTTCGTAAACGAACTGGGGGTAGCTGAATCCGTAGCGGGCGTATTCAGGATGTATCGTAAAAATGTACTCAGCGGGCGGCAAATGCGTGAAACCGTACCATAGAACGGCCAGAGCCGCTATAAAACCGGCCAATGGACCCGCAATTCCGATATCGAAAAATTTGAGACGGGACGTGACCACAGATTTAATGCGGATAAAGGCGCCCATTGTCCCGATACTCTGAGGTATCCCAAACCACAGCGGAATGTAAAACGGCAGGGTAACCTTCACGTGGTGCGCTTTTGCGACGAAATAGTGGCCAAACTCGTGGATCGTGAGAATAGCAAGAAAAGGTATTGAAAAGTGAAAGCCTTGTAAAAATTGCGGCCAGCCCAACAATTTAGACTGCGCTTCCGCAGTGATAGCAGGATCAACGTCACCCAGCGAAGCGAAAAAATTGTAAACAAAAGAGAAAATATTACCAAACATCCATTCGGCACCGGCCATTGTGGTCGTTACGACGGTAACAATGAATAAAATTCCCTGAATCAAATAGGTACGCGCGCTAGACTGCATAATCTTTCAGATATTCCAGAATGGTGTCAGGCTTTTGAACGTGAATGGTTTCAATGCCAAGTTTAGCGGCAGCTTGAATGTTATCGTAGTTATCATCGAGGAACAAAGTTTCTTCGGCTTTGATGCCTGCCTGATCGAGTACTTTTTGGTATATCAACGGATTAGGTTTCATAACGCCCATTTCGTAGGATAGGAAAACGGTTTCGAAAAGATCCTCAAGTTTTTCAATTCCGGTCGAGGCTTTCAGTATTTTGTTTACCTGGGTAATATGAATAGAGCTGGTATTGCTGAGCAGGAACAACCTGTAATCGGCAGCCAGCTTCTTCAAAAGATCAACCCTCTCCGGCGGCAGGTCCAGCAGCAGGCTGTTCCAGGCCGTGTCGATTGCTTCGTCGGACAGATCAGGAAAGTCCAGGATTTCACGGATAAAATTTCTGAATCCCGCTTCATCCAGTGATCCTGTCTCAAACTGCCGGAATATCTCGTTTTCATTGAAGATAGCAAGAATTTCACTCTGTTCCCTACCGCTCAATTCAGCAAATGACCTGGAAGCCACTGGCACATCAATATTCAGAATGACATCGCCCAGATCAAAAATGATATTCTTTATTCGGGTGTTTTTCATTGATGTTGTTTTTGGCGGTTGGCTTTTGGCTTTTGGCTTTTAGCTGTTGGCTATTAGCCGTTAGCTTTTAGCCCTTGGCTGTTCTTAACTGATTATTATTTGCTTGTACCTGTCAGCACTTTCTTATTCACTGCATTTTTTTACTTGCTAACAGCTAAAAGCTAAAAGCCAATAGCTAACAGCCAATAGCTAACAGCCAATAGCTATTCAACAACCACTCCCATTGCGCAGAACTTGTCGATTCTTTGATCGATCCTGTCCTGCTCGCTGATCGTGTTTAGTTCGTTGATATTTTCTAGAATAACCCTTTTCAGTTCTTCCGCCATCCAGTTATGGTCGAGATGAGCACCGCCAAGAGGTTCAGAGATAATACCGTCGATGAGCTTGTTTTTCTTCATATCGCGGGCAGTAATTTTCATTGCCTCTGCCGCCTGCTCTTTGAAATCCCAGCTTCTCCAAAGGATTGCCGAGCAGTTTTCGGGAGAAATGACTGAATACCAGGTATTTTCAAGCATCAACACCCGGTCTCCGATCGCGATTCCTAATGCACCTCCCGAAGCACCTTCGCCGATCACGATACAGATTACGGGCACTTTCAGCATGAACATTTCTTTCAGGTTGCGGGCGATTGCTTCACCTTGTCCGCGTTCCTCTGCCTCCATTCCGGGAAATGCGCCCGGCGTGTCTATTAGTGTTACGATAGGCTTATTGAATTTCTCAGCCAGCTTCATCAACCGCAATGCTTTGCGGTAACCTTCCGGATTGGGCATACCAAAGTTCCTGTGCTGGCGCTGCTTAGTATTGCGGCCTTTTTGCTGACCAATCAGCATAAAAGACTGTCCGCCTACATTGGCCAAACCACCGATAATAGCCGGATCGTCGCGCACCTGACGGTCGCCATGAAGTTCAATGAATTCGTCGCAGATCAGCTCAATATAGTCGAGCGTGTAGGGACGGTCAGGGTGGCGGGAAAGCTGCACACGCTGCCAGCGCGTGAGGTTTTCAAATATTTCTTTTCGAAGATTTGTGATATTGTTTTCCAGCAAGGAAATGGCGTCCGAAAAATCTACATTGTTTTCTTGTGCCAATGTCTTCATTTCTTCGAGCTTACGTTCTAGCTCGGCCATAGGTTTTTCGAAATCCAGGTATGTTCTCATATTTAGGTTCTGGTTGATGAGGGGCCGTTTTTCAGAGTTCGTAAGTCCGTCCCCGTAGCGGTATCTCTACCGTATTATAGCCAATTTCTTGAATTTTAGACTGGAAATCAGCCATGCTTTGCTGCTCTCCGTGAACGAGGAAAATGCCTTTCAGCTTCTCAGGGTCCTGCATTTTTACAAACTTCAAGAGATCGTTCTGATCTCCGTGGCCGCTAAATACGTCAATTTTTTCAATATTAGCCAAGACAGGCAGCTGCTTTCCACGTATCGAGATGGTATCCTGCCCGTTAAGCAGCCGCCATCCCAATGTGCCTTCGGAAGCATAACCGATCATCAAAATAGTAGCATAAGGATTCCCGATATTGGCCTCCACATGCTGTTCCACCCGTCCACCCTGCACCATTCCTGATGAAGAGATGATAATGCACGGTTCATTATAATTCGACACTGCCCGGCTGGCGTCCGAGCTTTCCAGGTAAATCAGATTCTCAAAATCAAAAAGCATATCATTGTCCTCCTGAAAACTCCGCGCTTCTTTATTAAGCATCCGGCCGTGCTTTTGGTAAACCTTCGTACTGCTGTGCGCGAGCGGGCTATCTGAGAATACTTTGATGTAAGGAAAGGATTTATCGAGATAAAGCTTGTTAAGCGTATAAAGTAACGCCTGTGTGCGGCCCACGCTAAAAGAAGGAATGATCAGCCGTCCCGGAATATCAATGCAGGTACGCTTGATCACATCCGCCAGTGCTTCCACCGGCGAGGCGGTATTTTCGTGCAGCCTGTTCCCGTAAGTTGATTCGCAGATCAGGTAATCTACCTGTGGAACTTCCTGAGGATCAATCAATAGTGGATAGTTTTTTCTGCCGATATCCCCCGAAAAGCAAAGCCGTTTCTTTTCGCCGTTTTCATAAACCTCGACCACAATATGCGCCGCACCGAGCAAATGTCCCGCAGCGTAAAAGGTAACAGTTACATTATCAGCAATGCGGTAGCGCTGGCCGAAAGAAACGGGCACAAAATTGTCCATCGCTTCCAGTACATGCTTTTCAACATAATAATCCTTTGGAACTTCCCGCTGTTTCTTGCCGCGCTTTTTGGATCCCAGCCGCGCATTCAATCGTTTCTGGTGCAGGTTGGCGGCGTCTTTGAGCAGGAGCGAGGTTAGGGCAAGCGTAGGCTCGGTACAAACTACGCGGCCTTCGAAACCCTCTTTGTATAAATTAGGAATGTTGCCTGAGTGATCAATGTGAGCGTGCGTTAAAAGTACTGTGTTGATCAGACTTGGTTCAAACGGAAATACGCCTTTTTGCTCTTCATATCTGTTTTTCCTGCCAATTTCGTCCAGGTCAAAATCTGAGCCGCAGTCAATCAAAATCCGGTAATCATCCGATTCCAACAGGAACATGCTACCGGTCACTTGTTGTGCAGCTCCCCAAAATGTCAATTTCATATAAAAATGGGGTGAAAACCTATACTGGTTTCATGCATCCGACAAAAGTACCAAAAAACAGACTGTGATTTGGACTTTACTGATTAGTTTAGATTTTGGGTCAAGGATTCGGGCCTCACCAACAGCTGTATTTAACTATATGAAATTGCTTTCGCTTGCCTGTCTTATATTTTTTTGCAATACGGTTTTTGCCCAAAATATCGACAGTACCGCATTGAATAACCTGCGCGACGCGGCTTTGGAATTCCAGAACAGCGAAATCATGCGCAGCGGGTCGCTGGCTATTAGTGTGAAGGCGGTAAAAGAACGCACAACTGTGTTTGGACTTCACCAGGAACTTTCACTGCCGTCGGCATCGACTTTAAAACTTGTTTCAACAGCGACTGTGCTCGCGGTGTTTGGAGGGGATTTTAAATATCAAACGTATCTCGAACATGACGGGCAGGTCAAAGGAGACAGTTTGATAGGTAACCTTTACATTCGCGGCACCGGCGATCCATCCC
This Dyadobacter sp. UC 10 DNA region includes the following protein-coding sequences:
- a CDS encoding acetyl-CoA carboxylase carboxyltransferase subunit alpha; this translates as MRTYLDFEKPMAELERKLEEMKTLAQENNVDFSDAISLLENNITNLRKEIFENLTRWQRVQLSRHPDRPYTLDYIELICDEFIELHGDRQVRDDPAIIGGLANVGGQSFMLIGQQKGRNTKQRQHRNFGMPNPEGYRKALRLMKLAEKFNKPIVTLIDTPGAFPGMEAEERGQGEAIARNLKEMFMLKVPVICIVIGEGASGGALGIAIGDRVLMLENTWYSVISPENCSAILWRSWDFKEQAAEAMKITARDMKKNKLIDGIISEPLGGAHLDHNWMAEELKRVILENINELNTISEQDRIDQRIDKFCAMGVVVE
- a CDS encoding MBL fold metallo-hydrolase RNA specificity domain-containing protein: MKLTFWGAAQQVTGSMFLLESDDYRILIDCGSDFDLDEIGRKNRYEEQKGVFPFEPSLINTVLLTHAHIDHSGNIPNLYKEGFEGRVVCTEPTLALTSLLLKDAANLHQKRLNARLGSKKRGKKQREVPKDYYVEKHVLEAMDNFVPVSFGQRYRIADNVTVTFYAAGHLLGAAHIVVEVYENGEKKRLCFSGDIGRKNYPLLIDPQEVPQVDYLICESTYGNRLHENTASPVEALADVIKRTCIDIPGRLIIPSFSVGRTQALLYTLNKLYLDKSFPYIKVFSDSPLAHSSTKVYQKHGRMLNKEARSFQEDNDMLFDFENLIYLESSDASRAVSNYNEPCIIISSSGMVQGGRVEQHVEANIGNPYATILMIGYASEGTLGWRLLNGQDTISIRGKQLPVLANIEKIDVFSGHGDQNDLLKFVKMQDPEKLKGIFLVHGEQQSMADFQSKIQEIGYNTVEIPLRGRTYEL
- a CDS encoding site-2 protease family protein; the encoded protein is MQSSARTYLIQGILFIVTVVTTTMAGAEWMFGNIFSFVYNFFASLGDVDPAITAEAQSKLLGWPQFLQGFHFSIPFLAILTIHEFGHYFVAKAHHVKVTLPFYIPLWFGIPQSIGTMGAFIRIKSVVTSRLKFFDIGIAGPLAGFIAALAVLWYGFTHLPPAEYIFTIHPEYARYGFSYPQFVYENASGNLILGDNILFWLFKNYVADPSLLPHPNEMVHYPYIFAGYLALFFTSLNLIPIGQLDGGHILYGLIGKKKFNVVAPVLFGFFAFYAGLGLFTAESFATGNDAIFYEQLIYLTIYIYLLYICFKRVSEINATAFMISLIIVVAQFAVSYFRPEWEGSTGFLPFVFILGRFLGIKHPETEQNEPLDAPRIILGVCALIIFVISFSPNPFIIVE
- a CDS encoding sigma-54-dependent transcriptional regulator gives rise to the protein MLLIVDDDIAIRTSLALLLKKEGFSVQGAGSPEEAFEVLRTVRPELILLDLNFSIETSGKEGMQLLQRIKKSYPAIPVILITGWGTIDLAVKGMKEGATDFITKPWQNEYLIQSVRTILNLAAQEPQSDSRRKLEQKYHFENIVGQDAKLLDILGTVGRVAATDAPVLITGESGTGKELIAEAIHSNSKRKARPFVKVNLGGISSTLFESELFGHVRGAFTDAKSDRLGRFEMAHKGSIFLDEIGELDLSSQVKLLRVLQERTFEPLGSSKSRTVDVRIICATNRNLEEMVANGTFREDLYYRINLITVKLPALRERPDDIPLLSGFFVNNLKIIYQRPDITISPAALKWLKTLQLQGNIRQLKNLVERTVLLSSKDVLDIADFQKNLTVGQSAAAKNLPEVGSVTLEEMEYQMIARAMQFHQNKISKVARSLGITRFALYRRLEKYGISFDPDEQ
- a CDS encoding phosphotriesterase family protein → MSGVAINRFSRRKFLKAAGAAPLILMDFKAQNAFINTVDGKIKPAELGPALIHEHVLVDFIGADKISSDRWQHEDVIKKVLPYLLEVKKKGIKSIVECTPAFIGRDVRLLQKLAVASGLKLVTNTGYYGASDNKYLPAWAFTETAEALAARWISEYENGIDGTNVKPGFIKTGVNSGPLSALHQKLVTAAALTHLKTGLTICSHTGPALPANQEIEILKKLGVDPKAFVWVHANGTREEIVNTAKSGCWVSLDGIGDEDKSVTANGELILFLKKEGFFNQLLISHDAGWYRPGEPGGGEFRGYTTISDKVIPYLKANGLREKEVQQLMVHNPANAFTVSVRKL
- a CDS encoding HAD family hydrolase, translated to MKNTRIKNIIFDLGDVILNIDVPVASRSFAELSGREQSEILAIFNENEIFRQFETGSLDEAGFRNFIREILDFPDLSDEAIDTAWNSLLLDLPPERVDLLKKLAADYRLFLLSNTSSIHITQVNKILKASTGIEKLEDLFETVFLSYEMGVMKPNPLIYQKVLDQAGIKAEETLFLDDNYDNIQAAAKLGIETIHVQKPDTILEYLKDYAV
- a CDS encoding sensor histidine kinase, whose amino-acid sequence is MKISTRTKYIGYITVLHLVLIGLVYKILAQDKLLFIVSEVFLLLSAVVSIQLYRNFMQPIQFVKSGIEAIKDKDFSIKFVPTGKGEIDTLIEVYNLMIDQLREERTRLYEQHFFLEKLIEASPISIIILDYDNRIESLNLKAKAHFGKQADDLVGKELGDTAQSILEELVNMQDGDSRVVKTNGVVTFKVQRSHFMDKGFKRSFLMIEELTNEILESEKNAYGKVIRMMAHEVNNTLGATDSILQTTQHILPDAEYQDLKEALGIASERNQRLTRFMRNFADVVRLPLPVKAPANVGKLVKDVSIFMEPAAADKGIKMHLFLSEYDVIKMLDLGQIEHVLVNIIKNAIEACVAGNHVELYVSESGIVIRNNGNPIDSDAKLFNPFFSTKKDGQGIGLTLTREILVNHGFGFSLRTGEDGWTAFTIEMPV